TTACTTTTCAGACCGTATTTTTGGGCAATCTGATGTATCTGCTTCCGCTCGTCCATGTTCAGTTCTCTAGAGAAAGTCAAGTCAACGTGACTTTCTGAGCGTGCATAGTTTCGAATGATCTCTTCGATGTCTCTTTTAGCGATTTTGTTCACCCTTTCGACGTCAAGCCCAAGTCCTTCCCTTTTAAACTGCTCCTTCACTGAAATCGGCTCTCGAATTCCTTCACCGTCTTTCCCTAGGCCACCGCCCGTCCAGCCCATCTTTCGTAAAATTTGATTCCCAATGTTGTCTTCTTTGATCTTCTGTTTGAAAGCCTCTTCTGCTGATCGACCCCGAATCTCATTTCGGGAGATGACGTCTTCCACGGTGCCTTTCTTCAGGTTATTAACAACAGTTGGCTGAGTCTTTTTGAGGATTTTCACGGCCTCCTCTGCTGCCTCATGCTTGACAGATTTCTTCACTCCAACTGCTTCTGCGATGAATTCATCTTCAAGCAGCACCTTGCATTTCCACCGCATGCCCGTCATCCTCTCAAAGACGTACTCCACCGTCATCTTGTTGAACTGGGCGGTGTCGTTCAGCGTACACACTGGGTTACTGGAGTTCTCGTAGATCACAAGGTCCTTCAGGTCCTTCTTCCTTCCGGAGCCCCGCGATGAGCAGCCCActttctgcacctgggtcactcTGATGGCTGCTATATTTGACTGCATCTTCTGCAGAATCTTCAACGCCTCCTCAGCCGCTGCGTGCTTGCTGGTCTTTTTAGTGCCAAATCCCTCGGCTAGGCAGTGATCTTGCAGATACACCTGGCAACGCCACAAGCGGTTGGGCATTAATTCGTATTTATATTCAACAGACATTTTGTTATATGAGGCGGAATTGTTAAGTATTCCAATTGCGTCGCTGGCATTCTCTGTGAGGACAAAACTAGTCCAGTGTTTGTTGGTGTTAGTGGAACCTTTCACGGACTCGGTGCCGGGCTGCATGGGGACACAGTCCCTGTTGGCAACGACAAACTCCTCGTGAGGTTTGAGGGCAGGGGGGAAATCTGGGCGACTCACGCCTGCCTCGCACACCACCAAGTCTTCGTGATAGGTGTGCTTGAACTTCCGCTGAACAACTCTGACTTCCACCGGCTTCTTCAGCAGCCTGACTGCCAGCTCCGCCGCTCGATCCCTGGATCCATTTTTGCTGCCAGCGTAACCGGTGGCCAGGTAGACGTTCTGACATCGCACTTCGCAAGCAAAGCCATCTGTTAGGAGCTTCTTGCTCTTGGGGAGGTCAGCAGGGGCGATTTCTTTCAGAGGAACATAAATATATTCAGGATTTGTCTTGCATGCCTGAATC
The Opisthocomus hoazin isolate bOpiHoa1 chromosome 14, bOpiHoa1.hap1, whole genome shotgun sequence DNA segment above includes these coding regions:
- the NKRF gene encoding NF-kappa-B-repressing factor produces the protein MPPPEPEAVPESVLEQWRQYNETERQWGLRRRFILRHLHGYPGAAIDQLLALSVLWTNHVFMGCRYGLQVMEKVLNMAEGIDVGEMRTYELVPNRKLKRCRSPSDSPELEEIPEPPKKVVPKFRVRPRFEPIHFVTSAEKGDKKENSLDNQMQEVNQEANPNSIVQLAENCTDSFASAREVDPQLPDSAGLGFAGQAAAAAKKAVGGMDSTAGSMLQVSVPPSAIQSTSETFPPSAIMLKQSFIEKLSAAVWKNLANPDANTGTDKINFTYLLTRSIQACKTNPEYIYVPLKEIAPADLPKSKKLLTDGFACEVRCQNVYLATGYAGSKNGSRDRAAELAVRLLKKPVEVRVVQRKFKHTYHEDLVVCEAGVSRPDFPPALKPHEEFVVANRDCVPMQPGTESVKGSTNTNKHWTSFVLTENASDAIGILNNSASYNKMSVEYKYELMPNRLWRCQVYLQDHCLAEGFGTKKTSKHAAAEEALKILQKMQSNIAAIRVTQVQKVGCSSRGSGRKKDLKDLVIYENSSNPVCTLNDTAQFNKMTVEYVFERMTGMRWKCKVLLEDEFIAEAVGVKKSVKHEAAEEAVKILKKTQPTVVNNLKKGTVEDVISRNEIRGRSAEEAFKQKIKEDNIGNQILRKMGWTGGGLGKDGEGIREPISVKEQFKREGLGLDVERVNKIAKRDIEEIIRNYARSESHVDLTFSRELNMDERKQIHQIAQKYGLKSKSHGQGHNRYLVVSRKRRKEDLLDQLKQEGQVGHYELIMPQAN